The Synechococcales cyanobacterium T60_A2020_003 genome segment ACTGAAATTTACCATGCCTCTCCTGCCCGCAACCCCTCTTTCATGCAACAACGCCCCTCGACCGCGATAGGTTTGGTGCACAACGACTTGGCTGATTCGTCCAACATGGCATAGCCGAGGTTTGTCGGACTGGGCAAAGGTGAGCGTGCCGATGACGGTGTTCCCTTCGCAGGCAACCAGCATGAAATGATGATTTGTGGATTGGCGAATTTGTTGCTGGATTGCTTCTAAAGAGACGAGGGGAAGTTCAGCCGTCCAGTAGGCCACCCGTTTGTCGTTGATTAGGGTGTAAATCTGGTTACAGTCATGGAGACCAGCTCATCGAATAGAAATTGTGGATGAATTAGACGTTGTGTTCTGATCGTTGGACGGCAAGTAGATCCTAGAGGATTGAGATGATGAATTTGGTAATTGGGGAATGGTTATCGCCTGAGATGACATAGAAACCTCCAGGTGTAGAGTGAATACTTTAGTGCAGGATGTACGGATTACCCCGATAGATCAACGATAGGCTGAGAGAGGTAGCAGGTAACGACGTCGGGGTAGGGAAGGCGATGGGTCGTCCTCGATAACAGCCACTAGCGGCTTATACTGCTGTCGATCGGATAGAAGGAGACAAACGACAGGGTAGACCTCGATAGACGAGTTGAAACAGTTTTCGTCGGGCAAGAATCGCTGATGGTGTATCGGTTGATGATGGAGTAGATTGGTTTTGGGATGTTAGGAGTTGCATGATGATGGTGGGTGGATCACACAGAGGATTGATTCCTCTAACAGTTGATAGACTCCATATAGCCAAGTCAAAATCTCGAAACATCCCATAAATGTCACGTTTTGGACATTACAAATGTCATAGACGGGATTCTGGGAAATTCACCTTCAAATATCACCCAATTGGGTGATTCCTCTGCACCACACGCTTAGCGATCGTGTGCTGTGGCAACCTAAGGGTTGGTTAGGACGGGGTGTAGGGTGGAACCCCTCCGTGGGAGCCGTGCCCTCACTCCCCCTTTTCCTTAACAATCTCTTGCACTGCTATAGACCTGTGGAGGACGGCAGAGAGAGAGGCCAAATTCATAATTAACTTGACACCTGTTGGCTTTGTAAGTCCTGCAGGGGTGTCCAGCCCGCCTGCCAAAGCGATCGCTCCTTCAACGATTTGGCATTGATCCAAAACCGCACACTGGGATCGCAAGCGGCCACCATTTCAGCAAACACGATCGCCCCTTCATTCTTACGGTTCACGACTTGGAAATGTCGCCAGCCCCAGGTTTCCTGCTGGGCTGTCCATTTCGAACCAACGAGATGGGGAAATTTCTGTTTCTTTGCCATATCTGTAAACTAACGCACCAACCCAGATCGAAGTGCCCTGACTGCGGCCTGGGTTCGATCTGCGGCACAGAGCTTATTCAAGATGTTACGAACGTGGGTCTTCACCGTGCCAACCGTAATGTAAAGCTGTTCGGCGATCGCCGCATTGCTCTGACCTGCCACAATCAGTTCCAGTACCTCCATTTCCCGTTCCGTTAAGGGATCGGATTCCAACAGTTTTTCATACTCTGGGGTGACAGCATCAATGGTCGTTTGGGATTCCTCGCTGTCTGTTGGGGTTGGGGTTTGCTGGGCTTGCTGGAGCACAATGCGAGCGATCGCCGGATCAATCCAAGCTTGTCCCTCATGGGTAGCCTGAATGGCCTCAACCAATTTTTCAACGGCGACATCCTTTACGCTGTAGGAGTCGGCTCCTGCCGCAAATGCTGCCAAAACGGCCTCTTGATTGTC includes the following:
- a CDS encoding response regulator transcription factor — protein: MSKIRIVLIEDHDLARIGLKTALQQHERIQVVGEAANGQQGLDVIHREQPDIAIIDIGLPDIDGIEVTRQLKELQKDVESPTRVLILSMHDNQEAVLAAFAAGADSYSVKDVAVEKLVEAIQATHEGQAWIDPAIARIVLQQAQQTPTPTDSEESQTTIDAVTPEYEKLLESDPLTEREMEVLELIVAGQSNAAIAEQLYITVGTVKTHVRNILNKLCAADRTQAAVRALRSGLVR
- a CDS encoding TIGR02450 family Trp-rich protein; amino-acid sequence: MAKKQKFPHLVGSKWTAQQETWGWRHFQVVNRKNEGAIVFAEMVAACDPSVRFWINAKSLKERSLWQAGWTPLQDLQSQQVSS
- a CDS encoding GNAT family N-acetyltransferase — protein: MAYWTAELPLVSLEAIQQQIRQSTNHHFMLVACEGNTVIGTLTFAQSDKPRLCHVGRISQVVVHQTYRGRGALLHERGVAGRRGMVNFS